A region from the Desulfomarina profundi genome encodes:
- a CDS encoding TRAP transporter substrate-binding protein: MKRFLAIAVCVIMTIGAAAGSADAAKREKFGTDSRHKSAKRVKFKPSTKKIRWKMVMPWSKGLLFYDVAVHFADSVRLASAGRLDIKPFSAGELVPAMQTFDAVSKGSAQVGHDWPGYWKGKNEAFVAFGSVPFGLDAEGYNIWLYEKGGLEQMQALYGQFGLYALPGGQFGQEMGLFSNKRATKMEDFKGMRMRTVGWFMDIMNNLGASVSPLPGGEVYLALERGVIDAAEFSSPAINYPMGFDEITKYAIQPGVHQPAIQCGLMFNQKAWGELPQDLKEIVKLAAAETQAWSYNWINALNAEAINRFKEKIEIVKMDRDTLVEFRKTTKKYLDDVKSKHPDVKKALDSQEQFIKEYSVWRNARSGATPWPYETYISGQITE; the protein is encoded by the coding sequence ATGAAAAGATTTCTGGCCATTGCAGTGTGTGTAATCATGACCATCGGAGCAGCCGCAGGATCTGCCGATGCAGCAAAACGTGAAAAATTCGGTACGGACTCCCGGCATAAATCGGCAAAGAGGGTCAAATTCAAGCCATCGACCAAAAAAATCAGATGGAAAATGGTCATGCCGTGGTCCAAGGGACTGCTCTTCTATGATGTTGCTGTCCATTTCGCCGACAGCGTTCGCCTGGCTTCTGCCGGTCGTCTTGATATCAAACCCTTTTCCGCGGGAGAACTGGTACCTGCAATGCAGACCTTCGACGCCGTTTCCAAGGGCTCCGCCCAGGTCGGTCACGACTGGCCAGGATACTGGAAAGGCAAGAATGAAGCCTTTGTCGCCTTCGGTTCCGTACCTTTTGGTCTCGATGCGGAAGGATATAATATCTGGCTCTATGAAAAAGGTGGTCTGGAACAGATGCAGGCTCTTTATGGCCAATTTGGTCTCTATGCGCTGCCGGGTGGTCAGTTCGGTCAGGAAATGGGGCTTTTCTCAAACAAACGCGCCACCAAGATGGAGGATTTCAAGGGAATGCGTATGAGGACTGTGGGCTGGTTCATGGATATCATGAACAACCTTGGTGCCTCGGTCAGCCCGTTACCAGGCGGTGAAGTGTACCTTGCCCTGGAAAGAGGTGTTATCGATGCCGCGGAATTCTCTTCTCCGGCCATCAACTATCCCATGGGGTTTGATGAAATAACCAAGTATGCCATCCAACCCGGTGTGCACCAGCCTGCCATCCAGTGCGGCCTCATGTTTAACCAAAAAGCCTGGGGCGAACTGCCCCAGGATCTCAAAGAAATTGTCAAACTTGCGGCTGCTGAAACTCAGGCGTGGAGTTATAACTGGATCAACGCCCTGAACGCTGAAGCGATCAACCGTTTCAAGGAAAAAATTGAAATTGTCAAAATGGACAGAGACACTCTTGTTGAGTTCAGAAAAACCACCAAAAAATATCTGGATGACGTCAAAAGCAAACATCCCGATGTAAAAAAAGCTCTGGACAGCCAGGAGCAATTTATCAAAGAGTACTCAGTCTGGCGAAATGCCCGCAGCGGTGCCACCCCCTGGCCATATGAAACATATATTTCAGGCCAAATCACTGAATAA
- a CDS encoding hybrid sensor histidine kinase/response regulator — protein sequence MTAEDLTRVLKAARRGSGVVKRILSFSRPSKEGFRPTDLSEVVHEVISLMNGSLPSTIRISSRIHSGGSLVEADPTQIHQVLMNLCTNSYHALRENSGLINVQLDELNVEKELAATMNISPGNYIRIRVADDGPGIPAGIIDNIFDPFFSTKDISEGTGLGLAVVHGIVKGHRGGLQVSSEPGQGTVFSIYLPVTNETRYQHTGFTPVVAVESLSILFVEDDRDQLDSIPRILEEMGHSVTATDDPGQGLAMIKSSRNRFDLVITDFDMPVMNGVEMALKLGAIPVILVSGRQDALEMATKSRNIVTVLIKPYDRNDLQSALGRVAKKE from the coding sequence ATGACAGCGGAAGACCTGACCCGTGTCCTGAAGGCGGCCAGAAGAGGTAGTGGTGTCGTCAAACGTATTCTCTCCTTCAGTCGGCCGTCAAAGGAGGGCTTTCGGCCCACCGACCTTTCCGAAGTGGTTCACGAAGTGATCAGCCTGATGAATGGTTCCCTGCCATCCACTATCAGAATCAGTTCCAGAATTCATTCTGGTGGCAGTCTTGTGGAGGCGGATCCCACCCAGATCCACCAGGTTCTCATGAACCTGTGCACCAACAGTTACCACGCTCTTCGGGAAAACAGCGGGCTGATAAATGTGCAACTGGATGAGCTGAACGTGGAAAAAGAACTTGCCGCAACCATGAATATCTCCCCGGGTAACTACATCCGTATCAGGGTGGCAGACGACGGCCCGGGCATCCCGGCGGGAATCATTGATAATATTTTTGATCCCTTTTTCTCAACAAAAGATATCTCCGAAGGGACAGGTCTGGGACTGGCCGTGGTCCACGGGATTGTCAAGGGCCACCGGGGAGGGCTGCAGGTCAGCAGTGAACCGGGCCAAGGTACTGTTTTCTCCATTTACCTGCCCGTCACCAATGAAACAAGGTATCAACATACCGGTTTTACACCGGTCGTGGCAGTTGAGTCTCTTTCCATTCTTTTTGTGGAGGATGACAGGGATCAGCTTGACTCCATTCCCCGTATTTTAGAGGAAATGGGCCACAGCGTCACTGCCACCGATGACCCCGGGCAGGGACTGGCGATGATCAAATCCTCCCGGAACCGGTTTGACCTTGTAATAACTGATTTTGATATGCCAGTCATGAACGGTGTGGAAATGGCACTGAAACTCGGTGCAATACCGGTCATTCTTGTTTCCGGCAGGCAGGATGCCCTGGAGATGGCGACAAAGAGCAGGAATATTGTTACAGTATTGATTAAGCCCTACGACAGGAATGATCTGCAGTCGGCACTTGGCAGGGTAGCAAAAAAGGAGTGA
- a CDS encoding TRAP transporter small permease subunit, with protein sequence MLSKIAQTIDTFITRQGELTSLLIIPLLGVVIYEVFMRYGFNSPTIWGFEATAFIYGMHYMFGISYTEVKKGHVQVDIFTSLAPRKIRAFLSVMTTLVFFMPVMTCMTIWSGKFALTSVAEHELNSTSWAPPVYPFKVIMAICFLFLLLQGISNLIHDLQILFGKEER encoded by the coding sequence ATGTTATCCAAAATTGCTCAAACCATCGATACCTTCATAACCAGGCAGGGTGAGCTGACTTCACTGCTCATTATTCCCCTGCTCGGTGTGGTGATATACGAGGTATTCATGCGTTACGGATTTAATTCGCCGACCATCTGGGGATTTGAAGCCACCGCCTTCATTTACGGCATGCACTACATGTTCGGTATTTCCTACACTGAAGTTAAAAAAGGCCATGTCCAGGTAGATATTTTCACATCCCTTGCTCCCAGAAAAATACGGGCATTTCTAAGTGTAATGACCACACTGGTCTTTTTCATGCCGGTCATGACCTGCATGACTATCTGGTCTGGTAAATTTGCCCTTACATCAGTTGCGGAACACGAACTGAATTCAACAAGCTGGGCACCACCCGTTTATCCCTTCAAGGTAATAATGGCGATCTGCTTTCTGTTTCTCCTCCTGCAGGGAATTTCAAACCTAATCCATGATCTGCAGATCCTGTTCGGAAAAGAAGAGAGGTAA
- a CDS encoding ABC transporter substrate-binding protein, translating into MTKNFKQAFETANGAGSIVALETFRTGDKDFREQLKRIKNSPAQFLYLPQHVDQVALIVKQANEIELNIPIVGGGSWAGGDLIGTCGQDCDGLFYAGDYAPGGATGLNKQFVTAYRKAYNSYPDAPAALTWDATRALLQAIRDTGGLQGKLIADRVAVKTALAKLKNFPGASGTMSFNATGDPDKCVIIVRIDSDMLTLYKSVCQ; encoded by the coding sequence ATGACAAAAAACTTCAAACAGGCTTTCGAAACTGCAAATGGTGCCGGATCGATAGTTGCCTTGGAAACATTCAGAACCGGTGACAAGGATTTCAGAGAACAGCTGAAACGAATCAAGAATTCCCCGGCCCAGTTTCTCTATCTGCCGCAACATGTGGACCAGGTGGCTCTTATTGTTAAACAGGCCAATGAAATAGAACTGAATATACCCATCGTCGGTGGTGGTTCATGGGCGGGAGGAGACCTTATCGGAACCTGCGGGCAAGACTGTGACGGCCTCTTCTATGCCGGAGACTATGCTCCGGGTGGCGCGACCGGCCTGAACAAACAGTTTGTTACAGCGTACCGTAAGGCGTATAACAGCTATCCAGATGCCCCTGCCGCACTTACTTGGGACGCTACCCGTGCACTCCTGCAGGCCATCAGGGATACGGGAGGACTCCAGGGAAAGCTTATTGCTGATCGGGTGGCCGTAAAAACAGCACTTGCAAAGCTGAAAAATTTTCCGGGAGCATCCGGCACGATGAGTTTTAATGCAACAGGAGACCCCGACAAATGTGTCATTATTGTCCGGATTGACTCAGACATGCTCACTCTGTACAAATCAGTATGTCAATGA
- a CDS encoding PEP-CTERM sorting domain-containing protein has protein sequence MKPFFTAAFLTATFFSCSLSALADPIDLSGWSPVVMYDDSHHASPSWTTVGGTSVTQSVNSDPSAFLSDQTWTNTVFNGNFKVNTTGDDDFIGFVFGYASSEDYYLFDWKQNDQYWGPGGQGREGFTLSHITGSDINLWDHSGNDINIIADDYSSTNGWKDNISYQFTLSYTANNINIAIDGDTIFDIDGSYAAGKFGFYNYSQPNVSYQGFTQTAAVPEPATMLLFGAGLAAFAGGTLRRRNSR, from the coding sequence ATGAAACCTTTTTTTACCGCGGCATTTCTGACTGCCACTTTTTTCAGTTGTTCTCTTTCAGCTCTGGCGGATCCTATTGATCTCAGTGGCTGGAGCCCTGTAGTTATGTATGATGATTCTCACCATGCCTCACCAAGCTGGACAACCGTTGGCGGAACTTCTGTCACCCAGAGTGTCAACAGTGACCCTTCCGCCTTTCTCAGTGACCAGACCTGGACAAACACCGTTTTTAACGGCAATTTCAAAGTCAACACAACCGGTGATGATGATTTTATCGGTTTTGTCTTCGGGTATGCCAGTTCAGAGGACTATTATCTTTTTGACTGGAAACAGAACGATCAATACTGGGGTCCTGGAGGCCAGGGACGTGAAGGTTTTACTCTCTCCCATATCACCGGAAGTGACATCAATCTGTGGGATCACTCAGGAAACGACATTAATATCATAGCTGATGATTATTCCTCAACTAATGGATGGAAAGATAACATATCTTACCAGTTCACCCTGAGCTACACTGCAAACAATATCAATATAGCTATTGACGGCGATACAATTTTTGATATTGACGGTTCATATGCCGCAGGGAAATTCGGCTTTTATAACTACTCCCAGCCAAATGTTTCATACCAGGGATTTACCCAGACCGCAGCTGTTCCAGAACCGGCCACCATGCTGCTTTTTGGTGCCGGACTCGCTGCTTTTGCAGGCGGTACTCTTCGACGAAGAAATTCCCGCTGA
- the ldhH gene encoding L-lactate dehydrogenase (quinone) large subunit LdhH translates to MTSSSPFKKSVETAISNPKLSQALHLFGDAYLIARKQAFAGLDFEAMREELATIKDEVRIHRKKLLVQFISNAEKAGSKVFLARDTKEANDYVIELARKKKAKLIAKSKSMVSEEAHLNKALEAAGIRAAETDLGEWIVQLAGQRPSHMVMPAIHMFKEDVARLFSRETGENLAAEIKTLVDVARNRLRKEYFDADIGLTGANFLIAETGGIGLVTNEGNARLCATLPKTHVVFAGIHKLVRSMEDAVKITRLLPRNATGQLLTSYVTWIRGAVPAGDEPKEQHIILIDGGREDLYQSQACQDALRCIQCGACANVCPVYQTVGGHVFGSIYISAIGIILTAFYEGLDKAKELTRACIGCRSCSAVCPAGIDLEEIILHLRNMVTEKYGMGVIKNVAFKAIMKNRTLFHSMVKAASKLQKPLTGKDDDSSPPVIRHLPMHFMSRDYTEWRDLPSIAEKSFREQFDLIEQQVENPRYTVGIFIGCGADFVYPESGLALVRVLNYLNVKVVFPEGQNCCGIPALYAGDNETGIYLAKQSVQAFSEVRVDYVLSLCPTCTMGVKRDFFKRLKDYPEWREKAADLSEKTMDAARFLEEILNSTEEIRKAPRAREKITYHDSCHLKRGNGVWKEPRNLLEAAGYTIDEMKNSDRCCGFGGTYSFLSHPQISKQITLDKVAAIRQTGVKTVAMDCPGCMIMLKGAMGKADKTVRCVHTVELLEEILKKRVNNR, encoded by the coding sequence ATGACATCTTCATCACCTTTTAAAAAATCCGTGGAAACGGCAATCAGCAACCCGAAACTGAGCCAGGCTCTCCATCTTTTTGGGGATGCCTACCTGATCGCCCGTAAGCAGGCCTTTGCCGGACTCGATTTCGAGGCAATGCGTGAAGAACTGGCGACTATCAAAGACGAAGTGCGCATCCACCGAAAAAAACTGCTGGTTCAGTTTATCAGTAACGCTGAAAAAGCCGGTTCCAAAGTCTTTCTTGCCAGGGATACAAAAGAGGCAAATGACTATGTCATAGAACTTGCCCGGAAAAAAAAGGCAAAGCTCATTGCCAAATCAAAATCGATGGTTTCCGAGGAGGCTCATCTCAACAAAGCCCTGGAAGCTGCGGGTATCCGTGCCGCTGAAACAGATCTCGGTGAATGGATTGTCCAGCTTGCCGGACAGCGACCCAGCCATATGGTGATGCCGGCCATTCACATGTTCAAGGAAGATGTGGCCAGGTTGTTCAGCAGGGAAACCGGTGAAAACCTGGCCGCGGAGATCAAAACCCTTGTGGATGTCGCCCGCAACCGCCTGAGAAAAGAATATTTTGATGCGGATATTGGCCTGACCGGGGCCAATTTCCTCATTGCAGAAACTGGTGGTATCGGTCTTGTCACCAATGAAGGCAATGCAAGACTCTGTGCCACACTGCCAAAGACTCATGTCGTTTTCGCCGGAATCCATAAACTGGTCCGTTCCATGGAAGATGCCGTCAAAATCACCCGTCTGCTGCCACGCAACGCCACCGGACAACTGCTCACCTCCTATGTGACATGGATCCGGGGAGCCGTACCTGCAGGTGATGAACCCAAAGAACAGCATATAATCCTGATCGACGGCGGCCGGGAAGACCTTTACCAGTCCCAAGCTTGCCAAGACGCCCTGCGCTGCATCCAGTGCGGTGCCTGCGCCAATGTCTGCCCCGTCTATCAGACCGTGGGGGGACATGTATTCGGCTCCATCTATATCTCCGCCATCGGCATCATCCTCACCGCCTTTTACGAGGGACTGGACAAGGCAAAGGAACTGACCCGTGCCTGCATCGGCTGCCGATCCTGTTCCGCTGTCTGTCCAGCCGGCATTGACCTGGAAGAGATAATCCTTCATTTGCGTAACATGGTCACGGAAAAATACGGTATGGGTGTAATAAAAAATGTTGCCTTTAAGGCGATTATGAAAAATCGCACTCTTTTTCACTCGATGGTGAAAGCCGCATCAAAGCTGCAAAAACCGCTCACCGGAAAAGATGACGACTCATCCCCCCCTGTTATCCGCCATCTCCCCATGCACTTTATGTCCAGAGATTATACCGAGTGGCGGGATCTGCCCTCAATTGCCGAAAAATCTTTCCGGGAACAATTTGATTTAATTGAACAACAGGTTGAAAATCCGCGTTATACGGTTGGCATCTTCATCGGCTGCGGGGCTGATTTTGTTTACCCCGAAAGCGGTCTTGCACTTGTCCGGGTTCTCAATTATCTCAATGTCAAAGTGGTTTTTCCTGAAGGCCAGAACTGCTGCGGGATTCCAGCTCTCTACGCGGGAGACAATGAAACAGGCATCTACCTGGCCAAACAGAGCGTCCAGGCATTCTCAGAGGTCAGGGTCGATTATGTTCTCAGCCTCTGCCCCACCTGTACAATGGGAGTAAAAAGAGATTTCTTCAAACGGCTGAAAGACTATCCTGAATGGAGAGAAAAAGCTGCTGATCTCTCTGAAAAAACGATGGATGCAGCCAGATTTCTGGAAGAAATTCTTAACTCCACAGAAGAAATACGAAAAGCCCCCAGAGCCCGTGAGAAGATAACTTACCATGATTCCTGTCACCTCAAACGAGGAAACGGAGTCTGGAAAGAACCGAGAAACCTTCTGGAAGCAGCAGGGTATACGATTGACGAAATGAAAAACAGTGATCGCTGCTGCGGTTTCGGCGGCACCTACTCCTTTCTCAGCCACCCCCAGATATCAAAACAGATCACCCTGGATAAAGTTGCCGCCATCCGACAAACCGGTGTAAAGACCGTGGCCATGGATTGCCCCGGCTGTATGATCATGCTCAAGGGAGCCATGGGAAAAGCCGACAAAACAGTGCGTTGTGTTCACACTGTTGAACTGCTGGAGGAGATACTCAAAAAAAGAGTAAATAACCGGTAA
- a CDS encoding M48 family metallopeptidase: MKFTPKPVDGDVNLSGKHPLREAVWLVAELLVILALLYFVFGFVAQFVAVRLPVKAEIWIGSKLEAKYQAHTDAFLQDHLDRLVRELPADSPLHEYSFKIFLDDSKKINAFALPGGSIVVFQGLLNTVRSENELDMVLAHELGHFYHRDHLRAMGRNLLLFLVARLLPGDQSPDLVLWLAGKFERRYSQKQELAADSWGLDLLYRRYGHVGGATDFFRRLSQKNKSHLAYFLATHPHPEDRLNSLNRIIEEKHYPVGETVPFSSGQKEKLGSGAAH, encoded by the coding sequence ATGAAATTTACGCCAAAACCTGTCGATGGTGATGTAAATCTTTCGGGAAAACATCCTTTGCGGGAGGCAGTCTGGCTGGTGGCTGAATTACTGGTTATTCTTGCACTTCTCTATTTTGTATTTGGATTTGTCGCCCAGTTTGTGGCCGTTCGTCTACCGGTGAAGGCGGAAATCTGGATCGGCAGTAAACTTGAAGCAAAATATCAGGCTCATACAGACGCATTTCTCCAGGATCATCTTGATCGGCTCGTACGGGAGCTTCCTGCAGATTCCCCGCTCCATGAGTATTCTTTCAAAATATTTCTTGATGACTCGAAAAAGATTAATGCCTTTGCGCTGCCGGGTGGCAGTATTGTGGTTTTTCAAGGACTGTTGAATACAGTCCGGTCTGAAAATGAACTGGATATGGTTCTGGCTCACGAACTTGGCCACTTTTATCATCGGGACCACCTGCGGGCCATGGGACGTAATCTTCTTCTGTTTCTTGTTGCCAGATTACTTCCCGGAGACCAGTCTCCTGACCTGGTTCTCTGGCTTGCGGGTAAGTTCGAGAGACGATACTCGCAGAAACAGGAGCTTGCTGCAGACAGCTGGGGACTGGATCTGCTCTACAGGCGCTATGGTCATGTGGGTGGAGCAACCGATTTTTTCAGGCGGTTGTCTCAGAAGAATAAAAGCCATTTAGCCTATTTCCTGGCCACCCATCCCCATCCGGAAGATCGGTTGAACAGCCTGAACAGGATAATAGAAGAGAAACATTATCCTGTAGGTGAAACTGTACCGTTTAGTTCGGGACAGAAGGAAAAACTGGGCTCAGGAGCCGCTCATTGA
- a CDS encoding LutC/YkgG family protein codes for MLNQDTLETFITASRKIGASTRQFAGIREAVAYIGSKTDGTTLVPSTALAAEFRLTELLHEEGVDVFREDFRYAGQIPAAGVTFSNFAMADTGTVVLDSTDENIRLATTLPEKHFIFVDPATILPDNLTAIQPMNTLHSGHKPVFIAYITGPSRTADIERVLTIGCHGPRELHILIVNNISDDLLKN; via the coding sequence ATGCTGAACCAGGATACCCTAGAAACATTCATTACCGCCAGCCGAAAAATCGGTGCCAGTACCCGCCAGTTTGCCGGCATCAGGGAAGCTGTTGCCTATATCGGATCAAAGACAGACGGCACCACCCTCGTGCCATCAACCGCACTTGCCGCAGAGTTCAGACTCACTGAACTTCTTCATGAAGAGGGAGTCGATGTCTTTCGGGAGGATTTCCGTTACGCAGGTCAAATTCCCGCTGCAGGGGTTACCTTTTCGAACTTCGCCATGGCTGACACGGGCACGGTAGTGCTGGACAGTACCGATGAAAACATCCGACTGGCCACTACCCTGCCTGAAAAACATTTTATTTTTGTTGACCCTGCAACCATTCTACCGGATAATCTCACCGCGATTCAGCCAATGAACACTCTGCATTCGGGACATAAACCTGTTTTTATCGCCTATATCACCGGGCCAAGCAGGACCGCAGACATCGAGCGTGTACTGACCATCGGCTGCCATGGCCCAAGGGAACTGCACATCCTGATTGTCAACAACATTTCCGATGATTTGCTGAAAAATTGA
- a CDS encoding ABC transporter substrate-binding protein, whose translation MKLKILPVLLIAVFPLIIAVPTTYANNSEIAIGFNLPFSGWLEQAGHHAKNAAELVRKDLEVSGGLKVGDKTYRVNFLYGDNKSDPSAASKLVLDQVSRNNVIGIVGPLSSRHAIPVGQIANAFSTPMIASWSASPKTTENRPFVFRSNSIFTKQGPVITTFVADEFGATKAAVLYDIVSPAPVE comes from the coding sequence ATGAAACTCAAAATCCTTCCCGTATTGTTGATCGCTGTTTTTCCCCTGATAATCGCTGTCCCGACGACCTACGCAAACAACAGCGAAATAGCAATCGGTTTCAACCTTCCCTTTTCTGGATGGCTTGAACAGGCGGGCCACCATGCAAAAAATGCCGCGGAACTGGTTCGCAAAGATCTTGAGGTTTCAGGGGGACTGAAAGTCGGGGATAAGACCTATCGGGTGAATTTTTTGTACGGAGATAACAAATCCGATCCATCGGCTGCCTCAAAACTGGTGCTTGACCAGGTGAGCAGAAATAATGTGATTGGAATAGTCGGTCCCTTGAGCAGTCGTCATGCCATACCCGTCGGCCAGATAGCCAATGCCTTTTCCACCCCCATGATCGCCTCCTGGTCCGCGTCACCGAAAACAACTGAAAATCGCCCCTTCGTTTTCAGAAGTAATTCAATTTTTACCAAACAGGGCCCGGTTATCACAACGTTTGTGGCTGATGAATTCGGGGCGACAAAAGCGGCAGTTCTTTATGATATTGTCAGCCCGGCCCCCGTGGAATGA
- a CDS encoding sigma-54-dependent transcriptional regulator, with translation MKNNGHMLIIDDDIEACETMKSLISRMGHSCDMAHTLTSGLRMATEAEYDVIFLDVHLPDGNGLEILPNLMAQPEHPEVIILTGKGDPSGAELAIKGGVWDYLLKPSSVKEITLTLNRALKYRQEKTRKIGEEIIPLNHVIGTSQGIRASLRLTAKAARADTNVLITGETGTGKELFARTIHNNSKRADRRFVIVDCASLTETLVESTLFGHKKGAFTGALADHQGLFKLADGGTLFLDEIGEMPLSIQKAFLRVLQEKHFRPVGATREETSDFRLIAATNRDLDVMVAEKRFRSDLLFRIKTMHIRLPPLRSRKEDILPLINSRMEYLCNTFGFTEKKLAEDFLTTLNGYTWPGNVRELFNILERAMVDAGEEETLYSVHLARDLRIRVAKSQIKNITGSEAVLPANEPAGENVRKIGQIIFEDIVDSTLPPLKEFKSAVERIYLSELIRQCNGELSKILGISGLSRSHLYALLKKNNLRL, from the coding sequence ATGAAAAACAATGGTCATATGCTGATCATCGATGATGATATTGAGGCCTGTGAAACCATGAAAAGCCTGATCTCCCGGATGGGTCACAGCTGTGACATGGCCCATACCCTCACATCCGGTCTCAGGATGGCCACGGAAGCAGAATACGATGTGATTTTTCTTGATGTGCACCTTCCGGACGGAAACGGCCTTGAAATCCTACCGAATCTCATGGCGCAACCGGAACATCCTGAAGTCATTATCCTGACCGGCAAAGGGGATCCGAGCGGAGCCGAACTTGCCATCAAGGGCGGTGTCTGGGATTATCTGCTCAAGCCCTCTTCCGTCAAGGAAATCACTCTCACCCTTAACCGTGCCCTGAAATATCGACAGGAAAAAACCAGGAAGATTGGGGAAGAAATTATTCCTCTGAATCATGTCATTGGAACCAGCCAGGGGATCAGAGCCAGCCTGCGGTTGACGGCAAAGGCGGCACGGGCAGATACCAATGTCCTTATCACCGGAGAAACCGGGACAGGCAAGGAACTTTTCGCACGAACGATCCACAACAACAGCAAACGGGCCGATAGACGATTCGTCATTGTCGACTGTGCATCTCTGACTGAGACTCTTGTTGAATCAACTCTTTTTGGCCATAAAAAAGGTGCTTTTACAGGTGCCCTGGCCGACCACCAGGGACTCTTCAAGCTCGCCGACGGCGGGACCCTGTTTCTGGATGAAATAGGTGAAATGCCACTCTCTATCCAGAAAGCCTTCCTGCGGGTTCTTCAGGAAAAACATTTCCGACCGGTGGGTGCCACAAGAGAAGAGACCAGTGATTTCCGACTGATTGCCGCCACCAACAGGGATCTCGATGTCATGGTTGCAGAAAAACGGTTCCGCAGTGATTTGCTCTTTCGCATAAAAACCATGCATATCAGGCTGCCTCCCCTGAGAAGCCGCAAGGAAGATATCCTGCCTCTTATTAACAGCAGAATGGAGTACCTCTGCAATACATTCGGCTTTACAGAAAAAAAACTGGCGGAAGATTTCCTCACCACTCTCAACGGCTACACCTGGCCGGGAAATGTACGGGAACTGTTCAACATCCTGGAGCGGGCCATGGTCGATGCAGGTGAAGAAGAAACCCTCTACAGTGTACATCTGGCCCGTGACCTTCGAATAAGGGTGGCAAAATCCCAGATAAAAAACATAACCGGGTCAGAGGCGGTTCTGCCTGCGAATGAACCTGCCGGAGAAAATGTCCGAAAAATAGGACAGATTATTTTTGAAGATATTGTCGACAGCACCCTGCCTCCTCTCAAAGAATTCAAATCTGCAGTAGAACGGATTTATCTCAGTGAACTCATACGGCAGTGCAATGGAGAACTCAGTAAAATTCTGGGCATTTCCGGGCTTTCACGTTCTCACCTTTATGCTCTTCTGAAAAAAAACAACCTCAGACTTTAA
- a CDS encoding YbjQ family protein has protein sequence MIITNVENVPGKRIVEHFGIVQGSTVRAKHIGRDFMASLKNLVGGELKGYTELLNEARQESLERMQKQAEGLGANAVVNVRFATSSVAQGASELFAYGTAVRLESE, from the coding sequence ATGATTATTACCAACGTGGAGAATGTTCCCGGAAAAAGAATCGTGGAACATTTCGGAATTGTTCAGGGCAGTACCGTTCGGGCAAAACATATAGGTCGTGATTTTATGGCCAGTCTGAAAAACCTGGTCGGCGGAGAATTGAAAGGGTACACGGAGCTGCTAAACGAAGCGAGACAGGAGTCTCTGGAGCGTATGCAGAAACAGGCCGAAGGGCTGGGAGCCAATGCAGTTGTTAATGTCCGGTTTGCCACTTCATCAGTTGCCCAGGGTGCATCCGAGCTCTTTGCCTATGGGACGGCTGTCAGACTGGAATCGGAGTGA
- a CDS encoding YbjQ family protein, whose product MQFLTNNGDLVLFVLLIILGYVAGSLAEKRHYASIRKREREMMSMPVVTFVDGYPASRVTHSQLVTGSAVISIDYFKRFLAILRNLFGGRVKSYESLIDRARREAILRMKAEAEKKGAALIVNFRLETSAIGRSANRKRQVGSVEALAYGTAVFLEQQ is encoded by the coding sequence ATGCAGTTTCTGACAAATAACGGTGATCTTGTTCTCTTCGTACTGCTTATTATCCTTGGCTATGTAGCGGGATCTCTGGCTGAAAAACGTCATTATGCCTCCATCAGAAAAAGAGAGCGGGAAATGATGTCCATGCCGGTTGTGACTTTTGTGGATGGCTATCCTGCCTCGAGAGTGACACATTCTCAGCTTGTGACCGGTAGTGCGGTTATTTCCATTGATTATTTCAAACGTTTTCTGGCAATCCTGAGAAACCTGTTTGGCGGCCGGGTCAAATCCTACGAGTCCCTTATCGACAGGGCCAGGAGGGAGGCCATCCTTCGGATGAAGGCGGAGGCGGAAAAAAAGGGCGCTGCCCTAATCGTCAATTTTCGCTTGGAGACTTCAGCTATTGGACGTTCCGCAAACCGGAAACGGCAGGTAGGAAGTGTTGAAGCTCTAGCCTACGGGACAGCCGTTTTTCTGGAGCAGCAATGA